A window from Candidatus Melainabacteria bacterium encodes these proteins:
- the tilS gene encoding tRNA lysidine(34) synthetase TilS yields the protein MDLHLNTPPPLIAKISAALNNLPDEACFSAQSGVLVAISGGPDSTALLVALHLLARQVEFKFRACHINHRLRGEESDQDEQFCKMVCEKLGIELDVYRVAAEDVKAEASESDLRATRYDFLFRCAQSDGCRFLMLGHTTNDQVETVLFRFLRGTSPAGLSGIKSAHQMRNGIWLLRPLLTSSRSEVNEFLEYCGVVPQQDASNKSSKFARNFLRNEVIPLCLTRFPTLERQVERLRELVACDDEYLNQATGAVLNQLGGALRQSWSTETFSSVHLALQRRLLAQSFECREIEVSFERVQTVLNVVASAGSRVSRISLNQRWDVAVDSSKIEWIDKQAVVEDYHFNPVAVKVPGRTMLLQSGQVLTVELHAGHSPMQFPSRSDMEAYVDLTATSGHLLVRLGSEGDRITPLGMSQSVSLKRYLKSNKSSSSRNSRNNFLQTIVVADGNEVLWVPGVGLNEKIRVRENPTHHLAISAISADFVSV from the coding sequence ATGGACCTCCATTTAAACACGCCACCCCCGCTCATTGCCAAGATTTCAGCAGCACTGAACAACCTTCCTGACGAAGCTTGTTTCTCTGCCCAATCTGGAGTATTGGTGGCTATTTCAGGTGGACCCGATTCGACCGCACTGCTGGTTGCCTTGCATTTGCTCGCCAGGCAGGTTGAGTTCAAGTTCAGAGCCTGTCATATAAATCACCGACTCAGAGGCGAGGAATCAGACCAGGACGAGCAATTTTGCAAAATGGTGTGCGAAAAACTGGGCATCGAGTTGGATGTTTACAGAGTTGCTGCAGAAGACGTTAAGGCGGAAGCGTCTGAGTCTGACTTGCGTGCCACCAGATACGACTTCCTGTTTCGTTGTGCGCAGTCTGACGGTTGTCGCTTTCTCATGCTTGGGCACACTACCAATGATCAGGTAGAGACGGTCTTGTTTCGCTTTCTCAGGGGCACGTCCCCGGCTGGGTTGTCTGGCATAAAAAGTGCTCATCAGATGCGTAATGGCATCTGGCTACTCCGTCCTCTGCTCACTTCATCACGGTCTGAGGTTAATGAATTCCTTGAATACTGTGGCGTTGTACCTCAACAAGATGCGTCAAATAAGAGCAGCAAGTTTGCACGCAATTTTTTGCGTAATGAAGTCATACCTCTGTGTCTGACGCGCTTTCCCACTCTGGAGCGGCAGGTCGAACGTTTGCGCGAGCTTGTCGCTTGCGACGATGAGTATCTCAATCAGGCTACAGGGGCGGTTCTCAACCAACTCGGTGGGGCACTTCGTCAGTCCTGGTCGACCGAGACGTTTTCGAGCGTGCATTTGGCTTTGCAGCGGCGTTTGCTGGCTCAGTCATTTGAATGCCGAGAGATCGAGGTTTCATTTGAGCGTGTGCAGACGGTATTAAATGTAGTGGCTAGCGCTGGTTCCCGTGTGAGCAGAATTTCCCTCAATCAGCGCTGGGACGTAGCCGTTGACAGCAGCAAGATTGAATGGATTGACAAGCAAGCGGTAGTTGAGGACTATCACTTTAATCCTGTTGCTGTGAAGGTGCCAGGGCGAACCATGCTCTTGCAGTCTGGACAGGTGTTAACTGTTGAGTTGCATGCGGGGCACTCACCCATGCAATTTCCCTCCCGGTCCGACATGGAAGCGTATGTCGACTTGACCGCGACCTCTGGCCACCTTCTGGTCCGCCTGGGGAGTGAAGGCGATCGCATCACTCCGCTCGGAATGTCGCAATCAGTCAGCCTCAAGAGATATTTGAAGAGTAATAAGAGTAGCAGTAGCAGAAATAGCCGAAATAACTTCTTGCAAACTATTGTCGTAGCCGACGGGAACGAGGTTTTATGGGTGCCGGGAGTGGGACTGAACGAAAAGATTCGGGTGCGCGAAAACCCCACCCATCATCTTGCGATCTCGGCAATATCAGCCGATTTCGTCTCTGTCTGA
- a CDS encoding gamma-glutamyl-gamma-aminobutyrate hydrolase family protein has product MYSLPCNPLVKRKCPVCHASTDLSKFSAVLWVVNSAATVNLTNAGTGHFTCVHGRLYEIAISEFVIYSDFMKPIIGINLDVTSGTPPQASIQTTYYEAIQKAGGIPVLLPPMSDADLDDVLRSLNGVLLIGGLDYCPSKYGEEASDKVEVCDKQREEFDFRLIDRTLHRTNLPVLGICAGAQLLNISLGGSLIQDINSELPDTSVVHTINKGWQANPHKHPVNLQLSSQLGQIYKSERLDVPTSHHQSVKKLGKGLVAVAHADDGIIEAVELEERPFIIGVQWHPERDFASNAALFQHFIQAAAQISVPSASAALK; this is encoded by the coding sequence ATGTACTCTTTGCCGTGCAATCCGCTTGTTAAGAGGAAGTGCCCGGTCTGCCATGCATCAACTGATCTGAGCAAATTTTCAGCTGTGCTCTGGGTCGTTAACTCTGCTGCCACTGTAAACCTCACTAACGCCGGAACTGGTCACTTCACTTGTGTTCATGGAAGATTATACGAGATAGCCATTTCTGAATTTGTGATCTATTCTGATTTCATGAAACCAATTATCGGCATCAATTTAGACGTAACCAGCGGCACGCCACCTCAAGCGTCAATTCAGACAACATATTATGAGGCGATACAAAAGGCTGGTGGCATACCCGTTTTGCTGCCGCCGATGTCAGACGCAGATCTCGATGATGTTCTGCGCAGCTTGAACGGCGTGTTGCTTATCGGCGGGCTCGACTATTGTCCCAGCAAGTATGGCGAGGAAGCCAGTGACAAAGTCGAGGTTTGCGATAAACAGCGAGAAGAGTTTGATTTCCGACTGATTGACCGTACCTTGCATCGCACAAATCTCCCCGTTCTGGGTATTTGTGCTGGAGCTCAGTTGCTTAACATAAGTCTTGGCGGCTCATTGATTCAAGATATCAACAGTGAATTGCCCGATACATCTGTTGTTCATACGATTAACAAAGGATGGCAGGCAAATCCGCACAAACATCCTGTGAACTTGCAGTTGAGCAGTCAGCTGGGACAAATCTATAAATCGGAGCGATTGGATGTGCCGACTTCGCACCACCAATCCGTGAAGAAGCTGGGCAAAGGATTGGTCGCTGTAGCTCACGCCGATGATGGGATTATCGAAGCGGTGGAACTCGAGGAGCGCCCGTTCATTATTGGCGTACAGTGGCATCCGGAACGTGATTTTGCTTCCAATGCCGCGCTGTTCCAGCACTTTATCCAGGCAGCTGCGCAGATTTCAGTACCATCGGCCTCGGCCGCATTAAAGTAA
- a CDS encoding tetratricopeptide repeat protein, giving the protein MKLNRFVWVVLLSITASTTVYAQAPTAPAAPERSVEDLFRSAQVLEKQNNLKEAEYCYETIVHRYEKQKVKNFANLYQAYTGLGNVDMKLQDLTGADLNYREALSAAVNMYGAGSAELIKPLTTLARVCYQQKKYSDSASHLRQALALAERKGGVEDLESVSIREKLAETLERSGNYKESESLIKQSLLLRDKIGDHTSAQVLALLNCYSDVLHKTDRISEAEQIDYQVDQIHAGKVPPTTVWKQ; this is encoded by the coding sequence ATGAAGCTAAATAGGTTTGTTTGGGTCGTCTTGCTGTCGATTACCGCAAGCACGACGGTCTATGCACAGGCACCCACAGCGCCGGCGGCACCTGAGAGATCGGTAGAAGATCTGTTCAGATCGGCTCAGGTATTGGAAAAGCAGAACAATCTCAAAGAGGCTGAGTACTGTTACGAGACCATCGTGCATCGTTATGAGAAGCAGAAGGTCAAGAACTTCGCCAATCTTTATCAGGCTTACACCGGGTTAGGTAATGTTGACATGAAGCTCCAGGATTTAACTGGCGCCGATTTGAATTATCGTGAAGCTCTGTCGGCTGCGGTCAACATGTACGGAGCTGGCAGCGCGGAGTTGATCAAACCGCTCACCACCCTGGCCCGAGTTTGTTATCAGCAAAAGAAGTACTCTGACTCTGCATCGCATCTCAGGCAGGCACTGGCTCTCGCCGAGCGCAAAGGCGGAGTAGAAGATCTTGAATCTGTCTCAATAAGAGAAAAGCTGGCTGAAACGTTGGAGCGCTCTGGAAACTACAAAGAGAGTGAATCGTTGATTAAGCAATCACTGCTTCTTCGCGATAAGATCGGCGACCACACAAGTGCGCAGGTTCTGGCTCTTCTAAACTGCTACAGCGATGTCTTGCATAAAACTGACAGAATCAGCGAAGCTGAACAGATTGATTACCAGGTAGATCAGATTCACGCGGGCAAGGTTCCACCGACTACGGTCTGGAAGCAGTAA